Proteins from one Tenrec ecaudatus isolate mTenEca1 chromosome 8, mTenEca1.hap1, whole genome shotgun sequence genomic window:
- the CAMK2N2 gene encoding calcium/calmodulin-dependent protein kinase II inhibitor 2, with the protein MSEILPYSEDKMGRFGADPEGSDLSFSCRLQDTNSFFAGNQAKRPPKLGQIGRAKRVVIEDDRIDDVLKGMGEKPPSGV; encoded by the exons ATGTCCGAGATCCTGCCCTATAGCGAGGACAAGATGGGCCGCTTCGGCGCAGACCCAGAGGGTTCCGACCTCTCCTTCAGCTGCCGCCTGCAGGACACCAACTCCTTCTTCGCAGGCAACCAGGCCAAACGACCCCCCAAGCTGGGCCAGATTGGCCGAGCCAAGCGAG TGGTGATCGAGGATGACCGGATAGACGACGTGCTGAAGGGGATGGGGGAGAAGCCACCGTCCGGAGTGTAG